A genomic region of Planococcus kocurii contains the following coding sequences:
- a CDS encoding MFS transporter → MKLNRNFNLLLTGQSLANIGDVLYIVSIIYMIFELTGSATAAAFVPFTITSSMFISNTLTPLLMQRFNLKWLLAGSQMGKTVLLIGLAFFLPQLSLANFYGLFLLISLVALLDGCANPVTQSLIPNYVKSEQLLKTNGLMETVTQLIQTAMWFVGSSLLIWLSANELVWLTAGLFLVSSLLLSFLERVYFTPSKAQGKWEQITEGWQTVSNSPVLKRIVWMDVLETIAGTVWIAAILYVFVSDALLVDEKWWGFINGAFFLGLIAGSLFCLRFSDWIEQKLSQFIFLGAISSSLVTIFFGLTNLPMLALLFSFLVGVFGQIKNIPQQTVVQTSVPKAQLPTVFTTLGAIGTGTFGIASLLMGVLADAFGIRGVFILSGILLSIVSLIAYKGRVLLWRTV, encoded by the coding sequence ATGAAACTGAATCGAAATTTCAACTTATTGCTGACCGGGCAATCGCTTGCCAACATCGGCGATGTCTTGTACATTGTCAGCATCATTTACATGATTTTCGAATTGACCGGATCAGCCACTGCGGCTGCTTTTGTCCCGTTTACCATCACCAGTTCGATGTTCATCTCGAACACCTTAACACCTTTGTTGATGCAACGCTTCAACCTGAAATGGCTGTTGGCAGGTTCGCAGATGGGCAAAACGGTGTTGCTAATCGGACTGGCATTCTTTCTGCCGCAACTCTCGCTGGCCAATTTTTACGGACTGTTTTTGCTTATCAGCCTAGTCGCCTTACTGGACGGCTGTGCCAATCCCGTAACCCAATCGCTCATTCCGAATTACGTGAAAAGCGAACAGTTGCTAAAAACAAATGGCCTTATGGAAACTGTTACCCAACTAATCCAAACCGCCATGTGGTTTGTCGGTAGCTCCTTGTTGATTTGGCTCTCTGCAAATGAATTGGTCTGGTTAACAGCCGGCTTATTTTTGGTCTCGAGTCTGCTATTGAGCTTTTTGGAGAGGGTCTACTTTACGCCATCGAAGGCGCAAGGAAAGTGGGAACAAATTACAGAAGGCTGGCAAACGGTCTCCAATTCGCCTGTACTCAAGCGAATTGTCTGGATGGATGTCCTGGAGACGATAGCTGGGACGGTGTGGATTGCGGCGATTCTCTATGTTTTTGTCAGTGATGCCTTATTAGTAGATGAAAAATGGTGGGGGTTCATCAATGGCGCATTTTTTTTAGGATTGATCGCTGGCAGCTTGTTCTGTCTGCGGTTTTCAGATTGGATCGAACAAAAGCTCAGCCAGTTTATTTTCCTTGGTGCAATCTCCAGCAGCTTGGTCACCATCTTCTTTGGCTTGACGAACCTTCCGATGCTTGCGCTGCTTTTTTCCTTTTTGGTTGGGGTTTTTGGTCAGATTAAAAATATTCCGCAACAGACGGTAGTTCAGACAAGTGTTCCCAAAGCACAATTGCCAACCGTATTTACTACACTCGGCGCAATTGGTACCGGAACCTTTGGCATTGCTTCCCTTTTGATGGGTGTTCTGGCAGACGCATTTGGCATTCGCGGGGTATTCATTTTGTCTGGAATTTTATTGAGCATCGTCAGCTTGATTGCTTATAAAGGCAGAGTCTTACTATGGCGAACAGTATAA
- a CDS encoding ABC transporter permease — MFKLYLVALKGLAVKETNRYLRIWIQTLVPPVITTSLYFIIFGNLIGKRIGEMEGFSYMEFIVPGLIMMSVITSSYSNVSSSFFSQKFQKNIEELLVAPVPTHIIIWGFVMGGLGRSTLVGVLVTIISLLFVPLQVHSWSIVILTFLMTSILFSLAGLLNGIFAKSFDDVSIVPTFVLQPLTYLGGVFFAISMLPPFWQFVSKFNPIVYMISGFRFGILGVIDVPILFSVLISIIFVVLLYGLNWYLIEKGRGLRS; from the coding sequence ATGTTTAAACTATATTTAGTAGCATTAAAAGGTTTGGCGGTCAAAGAAACGAACCGTTATCTTAGAATTTGGATCCAAACATTGGTTCCGCCTGTTATTACGACTTCCTTATACTTTATCATCTTTGGGAATTTGATTGGCAAAAGGATTGGCGAAATGGAAGGATTTTCGTACATGGAGTTTATTGTTCCTGGATTGATTATGATGTCAGTCATTACCAGTTCCTACTCGAATGTATCGTCATCATTTTTCTCACAAAAATTTCAAAAGAATATTGAAGAACTATTGGTCGCTCCCGTCCCGACCCATATTATTATTTGGGGATTTGTGATGGGAGGACTAGGAAGAAGTACTCTGGTAGGGGTACTGGTCACCATTATCTCGCTACTTTTTGTCCCGTTGCAAGTCCATTCTTGGAGTATTGTCATATTAACGTTTTTAATGACGTCTATTTTGTTCTCTTTGGCTGGTCTGTTGAACGGCATTTTTGCAAAATCGTTTGACGATGTGTCTATTGTTCCTACTTTTGTTCTTCAGCCATTAACTTACTTAGGTGGTGTATTTTTTGCCATCTCGATGTTGCCTCCATTTTGGCAGTTTGTATCAAAGTTCAACCCGATTGTTTATATGATTTCTGGATTTCGATTCGGGATCCTCGGTGTAATCGATGTACCGATTCTATTCTCTGTTCTCATTTCGATTATTTTTGTGGTTTTACTTTATGGACTCAATTGGTATCTGATCGAAAAAGGCCGTGGGCTGAGAAGTTAA
- a CDS encoding ABC transporter ATP-binding protein, which produces MTYALEINDLKKVYTGGVEALRGIDLKVEEGDFYALLGPNGAGKSTTIGIVTSLVNKTSGNVKVFGYDMDTQLMQAKLQIGLVPQEFNFSPFETVQQIVVNQAGYYGVSRKEALERSEKYLKQSDLWEKKNVQARMLSGGMKRRLMISRALMHEPRLLILDEPTAGVDIELRREMWTFLKELNDNGTTIILTTHYLEEAEMLCRNIGIIQKGQLIEDTSMKSLLAKLQFETIILDIESSGQIPVIKGYKSELMDEGSLSVEVGRDQGINELFNQLTEQGIKVLSMRNKSNRLEELFLKLTKETA; this is translated from the coding sequence ATGACATATGCATTAGAAATAAACGACTTGAAAAAGGTCTATACTGGCGGCGTTGAGGCTTTGCGTGGCATCGATTTGAAAGTAGAAGAAGGAGACTTCTACGCTCTTTTAGGTCCTAACGGTGCTGGGAAATCTACGACCATCGGGATTGTGACATCCCTTGTCAATAAGACATCAGGAAATGTCAAAGTCTTCGGCTATGATATGGACACACAGTTAATGCAGGCGAAGCTGCAGATTGGTTTGGTCCCCCAGGAGTTTAACTTCAGTCCTTTTGAAACGGTTCAACAGATTGTCGTGAACCAGGCAGGTTATTACGGCGTATCAAGGAAGGAAGCATTAGAGCGCAGCGAAAAGTACTTGAAGCAGTCTGATTTATGGGAGAAAAAAAATGTTCAGGCACGGATGCTTTCCGGAGGGATGAAACGTCGATTGATGATTTCACGCGCCTTGATGCATGAACCGCGTCTACTTATTCTTGATGAGCCGACGGCGGGTGTGGACATTGAATTGAGACGAGAGATGTGGACGTTTCTGAAAGAGTTGAATGATAATGGTACGACGATAATTTTGACAACACATTATTTGGAAGAAGCGGAGATGTTATGCCGCAATATTGGTATTATTCAAAAGGGGCAGCTGATTGAAGATACAAGTATGAAATCATTGCTTGCTAAGCTTCAGTTTGAAACAATTATTTTAGATATTGAATCTTCAGGACAAATTCCGGTAATTAAAGGCTATAAGAGTGAACTTATGGATGAAGGATCCCTTTCTGTGGAAGTAGGGCGTGATCAAGGGATCAACGAACTGTTTAACCAATTGACCGAACAAGGGATTAAAGTGTTGTCGATGCGTAATAAGTCTAATCGATTAGAAGAGTTATTTTTAAAACTTACAAAAGAAACTGCGTAG